The following is a genomic window from Hemitrygon akajei chromosome 6, sHemAka1.3, whole genome shotgun sequence.
aggccccttttatatatttttttttcctttttcctactaactgtttgATAAGTCTgagatttgtaaatatacttcctttatatTTGTATGTGATGTACGATCTGTTATTCCTTCCAGACATTTAATTGTGTGGGGGTGGTATTTACAGACTATTCGCACAATCGGGGTTCGAGTGGTCGAGACACCCCAGCTTCTGgggtttggtgggacccaagttATACCAACCCTAGATGTACGGAGTTTGAGAAAGTTGGTTTTCTCACTGCTTAATCCAGCGAGCTGCATCTCTAGACACCCAGTAAAAAGGGGGTTTCACacgtctgtagaaaaatttgccaagagcaattgTGGTCACGGTAAGACCATGGTGGCCCACATCATATGTCACGGCCCATATGAATGAATACATCTTGAAGTATCCCAAACTGCCTTACAGCTAATCGTTGTTGTAGAACAGCCAGCAGTCAAAGCTTTGCACAGTAAGCTCCCACGAACAAAACAACAATAATCAGTTTGGgtgatggcaaaccacttctgtggaaaaatttgcccaaGAACAATTGTGGTTATGGAGACAGGCACAcgaacaggcagagaatggagggatatggaatgTGAACAGGCAGATGGAATTAGTTCAAATTGACATCGTGAGCCACACCAACAtgatgggccgaacagcctgtccttgtgctgtactggtctaCCGTATGTGTTACGTTAACGGGAAAACGTGCTCAGTGATCAGATGGGTTCCAATCAATGGCTAAAGGACAGTACTGGTTAATGGGGCAGGGGCTGATGAATCGCGAATGTGGCTTAACGCCATTCATGATGCGAGCCTATAGGggtgggagtgttgaggttttgctggctgctcgctCTGCAGAACCCACTCTCTGCTCGGCATTATGGGGACTGtaaagaaaagagccatcaggaccgtCACAGAGGCTGCAGGTGGCCGTGGGTCaggaggtgtgacccgtggaccagtGCTGGGTGGACACCAGCCGGGGCCTGGCTGGGTTACCCGGGCGAGAGTGTGTGGTGTTGAAAGACTCGAAATGCCCGATGATCCCAGCTTGTATCCCAGCACAACCTCAGATCTATCTCAGCATCACAAGGATAAAGTGAGCTGTGAATCAGCCAAAACAATGCAGCAGTATCTGGGTTGTGCAGGAAGAGGGCTCATGTCACCTTGAAACACCATTGGATTTTCCTTAGATTAGTCCTACTAGAGTCTCCAACTACATTCAACCCTTGGTTCAGCCGGTGTTAGCCCTCAGAGCTAAGAATGTCCGCCCATGTCTAACGTCATCGGACGTACTCAGACTGCCCGTGACAATCCCAGACCATCCCTGATACTCCAATACAATTCCTGGGAACCACGGATGATCTCTGAGACCCCCAGACTACCCCGAACATCCTTGAATTTTGTAGACCATCCCAGACACCCTTCGATCATCACTGGCTCCTTCAGGCCATCCGTGAGACCTCTGGACCACGCCTGAGACCTGCACACAATTTCCGAGACCCTGAAACAATTCCTGAGATCCTTACACTGTCACAGTGGTCCTCAGGTAATTCCTGAGACTCTGAAACAATATTCAAAATACTGAAACCGTCATGGAGACCCTTGTACAATCAGTGAGCCCTTTAGACCATCCCCAAGACCCTCGGACAATCCTTGAGAAACTGACACAATCCTGGACACCATCCCGGAGAGATTCCTGGTTACGTGCACGGCAGAAGCAATTATCCCTGACTGACGTTTGCTCCCATTACCTGAATGGTCCCTTTGGGTCAGTAATGAGACCACACTGGTCAGACCCGATCACCTTGTCGTAGATCTCGTCCTTGCACGGAATAGGGTCGATCGATCGACAcctggaacacagagagggacTTGTGTTACTGATGGCCAGACCTGGTTGTGGGCTGATTTCAGGAACGGACGTGCCTGGTTTGTCAACTGCTGGGTGGTTCTATCTTGGGAGGAATTGGTTTTTTAATTTTAATGAATTTAATTTAGAAACACAGCACAGTCCACAGCCCTCCCAGCCCAGCGAGTCTGTGccacccaattgcacccatgtggccaattaatctGCGAACACGTACACCTTTGAACATGCGAGAGGAcactggaggacccagagaaaacccacgtggtcacagagcaGACGTACAGAGATTCCTtatagaggatgctgggattgaccTCTGAACTACCACGCCTGAGCCGTAATCGCGTCACGCTAACTGCCATTTAttattttacatttatttttaGTTTTAAGCTTTTATTTTATTGGGACACAGCGTGGAATGGACCATTCTGACCCTTCGAGCCCCACCACcggcaatccccccccccccccccccccatttaatctcagcctaatcacgggacaatttacaatgaccaactgacCTACCAACTGGACTGTGGGTGAAACtggtgcacctggaggaaacacacgagGTGACGGGGGGATGTACAAACTCTCTACAGgcagcaacgggaattgaacctgggtcactggtacagtagaccgttgcgctaaccactacgctacagtGCCAGGCAGGACACGCTGGAGCATCTGGTCTCCGATCCTCTGACACACAAAGAACAGGTTCCCCACACTCCCAAACTCACTGGGACACCATTCCCCACCTCCTTTGGAAATCTCTGGGGTCCATATTATGGCACATCCTTGCAAACTACTGGTTCGACTGGAAAACTGATGAACTGTGTAGCCACTGAAATGAAACTCTTGGAATATTTTCTGAATTAATATCCAATGGTCTGCCTGTCCTCTGAATCCCTGATTAGCGGGCCCAGTTCTGTTCCAGGGTTCAATGGCTGATGACCAcctgccctcccctcccctcccccatccccacctCCATCCTCACCTCTCCTCCTCGTCGTCCTTTGTCTTCCAGCTGTCTCCGAACACAGTATCATTTGCTGCCATTGTGCCGTCCGGCTTTCGGTAGTCATCACTCTGGTTATCGTTGAAGTCCCCGCAGAGACCACACATCCTCCCCATGTAGGAGCTGAATGGGGCAGAGAGAGACCTTTACGAGACGGGAAGGGCTGGGATCACCGTCGGACTGCGGGGTTAGAACTCCCCTGGGTCTCTGCACAGGGTTGCAACATGAACTTCACACAAGCTCTGTGTGTATCTACTCCTCACAAACTGAGAGCTCGCAAAGATATTTCAAAATATTTGAGATGTGTTTTATGGAGACATGTgaaactgcagacactggaatctggagcaatgcactatccactggaggaactcagtgagtctggcagcatctgtggagggaaatgggtagATGACGCTTCGAGTCaaagacccttcacctggaccgtcttggcctgaaacttcggccttccacaaatgctgcctgacttgatgagttcctctgGCACCTTCTGTGCAACATTATGGAGACACAGATGctggagtgtggaggaacagatagCAAAAAGACAGCAAGCACAGCAAGAATATCCCCacatccccatcatccagatcatgctGTCATCTTGGCCATGCTATCATCTGGACCATCCCTGCCAACTTGGCCATACCATCTTCTGGCCAAACCCACCATCATGACCATGCCACTGTCTGGACAATGCCCACCATCTGAGCCAAACTCACCGTCTGGGCCAAACCTACCGACTGGGCCATGCCATCATCTGGGccatccccatcatccaggccaagTCATCTTCTCTCAGTTTCTTGTACCAACCAGCACAACCTTAATCACCAATGACAATGggcttttttttgttctaattgggtTTGTCTTTGTAAAAAtcgtgtataatttatgttaattttatTTTCCTTGCGCCTTTTGTTTCTCTGACGCTCTGAGTCTGTGATGCTGTGGCAGGCAAGCTTTTCATTGCCCCTGGGCACACGTGGACTTgtacagatgacaataaactcggcTTTGACTGTGACAAACGGGgtgatggagaaactcagtgggtggGGCAGCACCTGTGAAGGGGTAATGGACAGGCGTGTCTCaaagctgggtgtgtctgcacccacaccacaccccccaccgcacccctggcactcctcctctgccccctgttccatactcctcccattgGTGCTCCACGCTCACCATTCCAAACCtcctttgctcctgtcagatttacaaactcgctcgcTGCTCCACGTTGATaaatacaggactgtgcaaaactATTAGGCAccgtatatatgtgcctaagacttttgcaccgtACGGTACCTCCTCCCTAACGGTAAGGCCATGTCTGGATATAGTGCACCTGTGTGGGGTAATGGACAATCAGCGTTTAAGGTCAAGACCCTGCGGTAATGAAAATTGATGGCACAGCAAAGAGCTGTTGATGGGCAGATGTCAGGGAGATCAAGTTGTTACTTACAGGGGAGTAAAGAGGGTGAATGGGGCTGACGAGGTGCCAACCAGGGAGCCAGAATGGACccaatgggctgattggcctcttGTGGTGGAGACTGGCCTGAATGAGCTGTGATATTGGGACTTACCTCGGGATCTGTATCTTCACAAAGTGGTTCCCGTCGTATTGTAACTGTAGCCCAAAGTCGGTGTTGACAACCACATACTGGCCGGAATGAGAGAGATGGGCGCGCCCCACGACTTTCGGCAGGCGAATCCTTTTCTGGTCCACCTACAGTCAGAAGATCAGTCAGTGTCTGAACACCTCAAAGTGGAAGGTCTTTGTCTACAGCTCAATGGTGTAACACATTGAATGTTCCATTTTTAGATAACCCTCATccatcttctccctctctctcaccctcttcctctcctccctcactccctctctacctctccccctcacttccctccctctctctctctctctcactctctctcaccctcttcctctcctccctcactccctctccctctacccctcacttcctccctctcctctctctctccctctcccccctctttccctctgtccctttctcttgctccccccctctcccaccccctcttctccctcaccatctcctctccctctcctcctccctccttaTGATCCgctgtctctttctctccccatTTCCAATTTTCCTCTGATTCTCTGtctcccccctctttctctctccccttccgatttccccctcctcccaatCCTACCTTCTCTCCTTCAGATTCTAACCCTCTTTCTCTCCTTCCACTTCCCTCTCTtcttctctccttctctctccatcagcttcctcccctcccaaATCTCCTGCTGATTTTCCTCTCCCTTTCCAGTTCTCCTGTTCCCCTGATCcactttctctctttccctaacTCTGATTTCCGTCCACTCCTTCACCCCGTCTTTCCTTCGAAATCTCTCTCTCCCAAGGACTCACGTTCCAGGGCTCTGCATTTGAAGGGCGCTGCgctagcgtagtggttagcgcgacactgttacagctcggggtgctGGATGTtcggaattcaattctgatatcTGTttaatgtgtgggtttcctccaggtgctccggtttcctaccTCAGTCCAAATACCTattggttagcaggttaattggtctttgtaatttgcctggtgtttcaggtcTGCAGCCCTATCCCCCAACCCTGTCCCTGGcaccccttctctgccacctgccccacacccctcccccgatgctccaccctcaccattcccaacgtgtctctgtgtgtgtgtgtgtgtgtgagtgtgtgtgtgtgtgagtgtgtgtgtctgtgtgtgtgtgtgtgtgtgtgtgagtgtgtgtgtgtgtgtgtgtgtgtgtgtgtgtgtgtgtgactgtgtgtgtgtgtgtgtgcgtgtgtgactgtgtgtgtgtgtgtttgtgtgtgtgcgcgtgtgtgactgtgtgtgtgtgtgtgtgtgcgtgtctctgtgtgtgtgtgtgtgtgtgtgtgagtgtgtgtgtgtgtgtgtgagtgtgtgtgtctgtgtgtgtgtgtgagtgtgtgtgtgtgtgtgtgtgagtgtgtgtatgtgtgtgtgtgtgtgagtgtgtgtgtgtgtgattgtgtgtgtgtgtgtgagtgtgtgtgtgtgtgtgtgtgtgtgagtgtgtgtgtgtgtgagtgtgtgagtgtgtgtgtgtgtgtgattgtgtgtgtgtgtgtgtgtgtgagtgtgtgtgtgtgtgtgtgattgtgtgtgtgtgtgtgtgtgtgtggggtgtgtgtgtgtgtgtgattgtgtgtgtgtgtgtgtgtgtgtgtgagtgtgtgtgtgtgtgtgtgtgagtgtgtgtgtgtgagtgtgtgtgtgtgtgtgtgtgagtgtgtgtgtgtgtgtgtgagtgtgtgtgtgtgtgagtgtgtgtgtgtctgtgtgtgtgtgtgtgtgtatgtgagtgtgtgtgtgagtgtgagtgtgtgattgtgtctgtatgtgtgtgtctgtgtgtgtgtgtgtgtgtctgtgtgtgtgtgtgtgtgtgtgtgtgtatgtgagtgtgtgtgagtgtgagtgtgtgattgtgtctgtatgtgtgtgtgtgtgtgtgtgtgtgagtgtgtgtgtgtgtgtgtgagtgtgtgtgtgagtgtgtgtgtgtgattgtgtgtgtgtgtgtgtgtgtgtgtgtgagtgtgtgagtgtgtgtgtgtgtgtctgtgtgtgagtgtgtgtgtgtgtgtgtgattgtgtgtgtgtgtgtgtctctgtgtgtgtgtgtctgtgtgtgtgtgtctgtgtgtgtgtgtgtgtgtctgtgtgtgtgtgcgtgtgtctctgtgtgtgtctgtgtgtgtgtgtgtgtgtctctgtgtgtgtgtgtgtgtgtgagtgtgtgtgtatgtgtctgtgtgtgtgtgtgtgtctgtgtgtgtgtgtgtgtgtgtgtctgtgtgtgtgtgtgtgtgtgtgtgtgtgtctctgtgtgtgtgtgtctgtgtgtgtgtgtactctgcaaaagtccttgggtcacacacacacacatcaaaaagacttttacacagtactatatATCTGACAAATGAGGGtaatcttctttctttctttactaGAGGACATACATTCAGGTGAGAGAGGAGAGTGTTATTTttggacagagagtggtgggcaccTGGCAGgggtggtgctggaggcagatacgatcgTGGTGTTCCTGGGGCTTTCAGACTGGCACACAaatatgcaggaaatggagggatagggaccgTAATTTAATTGAATTTGGTATCACGGTTGGAACAggggcgaagggcctgttcttctgCTGTACCGTTCTACGTTCCATGGGGACGCCAGATACCACGACTGGCTTTAACCTGTAAGTCGGCAGAGTGGGCTGGTCAGCGAGTTGCGGACAAGCATTCGTCCAATAACCATTACCTACAGTGAATTCATTGGGAGGAAAATGCTAACTCCACTGCCAGATTTATGCTTCAACATCTGTTTCTGCATGAAAAAAAGCAGCTGTTCACAGGACGGGGCAATGCTAACTTGATTGGGTCTAAGCCGAGTGCAGGGGGAAGGGGCAGGGGTTACCTGCAGCCCAGATTGGTAGGAAGGACAGCAAgatacatgaaatgctggaggaactcagcaggtcaggcagcatctatggagaaatatAAACTATTCCTCTCCTTGGATGCTGTCTGAATTTTTGAGTGACTCCTTTTTTGACCCTGGTTTGACCTTAAGTCCAAATGCCCTCATCAGACTAGATAAAAGCGCTTCGAGTAACTGGGCCCCTGGCCAAGCAAGAGCCCTCGAACTGGAAGTGCAGCGAGACGAACCAgaatcctcctgttcttcatcaGGGTGATGGTGACGCCGTCAATGGTGACGTAGAGTTTCCTCAGGTAAGTCGCTCCTGGAAGTCCCCTCTCTTCATTCTTCCCCTCGATTGTGAACCAGGGACCTAGACAACAACAAAGCTGGGTCACGAGATGAACTGTGGCCCTGGGGAACCGCAAAGCTGGGTCACGAGGAAGCATAGAGgcgggggaagagggagaggggggacagAGAATGAGAAACTGAGAGGAGagggtggaggaaggggaaggagagagagagaggggggagacaggaggaaggaggagagagagtgggagggcAAGAAAGAGGAGAGGagtgagaggaggagagagagggagagagagaaagagagaggaaggaTATTTGAGAGGGGGCAGGAAGGTtgtaagagggggagagagagagagcagagggggagagagagagagcagaggggagagaaaggagggagggagaggaggatggGGGAAATAATGTAAAAATAGGGAAAAAAGAGCAAATTgtgaaatagaaacagagagacagacagacagatgtcCAGTTTTACATATAAAGGTGcggacattcacagacacacccacactcacactcttGCTCAGATACAC
Proteins encoded in this region:
- the LOC140729808 gene encoding zonadhesin-like, with translation MKNRRILVDQKRIRLPKVVGRAHLSHSGQYVVVNTDFGLQLQYDGNHFVKIQIPSSYMGRMCGLCGDFNDNQSDDYRKPDGTMAANDTVFGDSWKTKDDEEERCRSIDPIPCKDEIYDKVIGSDQCGLITDPKGPFR